The stretch of DNA CCCATGCAGCCCTCGTCAAACACCCCCATAATTACTTTATCGTCCTTAATGCGGGTAGCAAGTTTTTCAGCTATGATTAGGTCTCTCTCCTCTACATTATTGATAGCAAACGGATTTACATGGGAGAGGTCATGGATAACCTTACCGGTGTCCAGCCACTCGTTTAATTTTGCGGTGAAGAATGGATCATCAAAGTCTTTACTCCATAAAAAACTATATTTCACACCGGCTTTTGTTAATGAACCCGTAAGGTTAAGAGCACCAACAAGCCCAGGATAGGTGCCATCCCAGTTGGCTACAACCAAGATGGGACCTTTATGCGAAATGAGTCCGGCCAAAACGTGGTGACTGTACTGCCATACGCTTTCGGCTACTATCAGAGGCCGCATTTTGTCTATTTCTCTGAAGATCTTTATTCCTATGTGCTGGTAATCGATAAAACCATGCCCTTTTTCTTCATTATATGCGTGGGCTCTTTTGATTTCCCAGGAATAGTTACGTAAGGCCGCTGCCAGGTCTTCTTCCATTTTTTGTTGCATCGGCCAACACTTAAGGTTAGCCGATGGCCTGAGGTCCCCACTACAGACCAGAAGTGCATACTTGTGCTCCATCTTTCCTTGTCTCTTGAGATAGTACAAAGATTGAATGCTTGTATCAGAAAAGAATTCATTAAATTTTCCAACTTATCCAACATATTATCACATTGAATAAAAAAATGGCTGGATATTAATAGCTTCGTATATAACTAAGTATTTCGGCCAAAGTGGTTCTTCGCGTTGGCTGGTGGTGATGACGTTAAGATGAGTAAACAGGCCGGGTATCACCGAAAGTGATGAAGAACTCACTTTGGCTGAAACACACATAACTGTGAACATAACTAACTATGGTGCCTAAACTTCATATTGTTCCTAAACAGATTGACAATGCGTTTAGTATTCGTCATGATAAAGTGCCACAATTTGGCTCTATCTGGCATTACCATCCTGAGATCGAGCTTCATTATCTTATAAAAGGTGAAGGAATTCGTTTCGTGGGGGATAGTATAGGCAATTTCCAGCAGGATGATATGATTCTTATGGGCTCAAATGTGCCACATACCTGGAAATGTAATAGCCCCAGTTCTTCAGATTATCATGTAGAAGCTTTGGTACTTCACTTTCATCCTGAATGTCTGGGAAAGGAATTTCTTAATGTATACGAAACTCAAGGGATTTCGAAACTCTTTGAACAAGCTAAAACTGGGCTGGTCATCAAAGGAAATTCGAAAGAGAAAATTAAACGGCTTATGTGGCGGATGCTACAGGAGACGGGCTTGAACAAAGTGGTTTACTTGCTTAGAATCTACGTTATTTTACTGGAAAGCAGAGAGTATGAGATTTTATCGAATACTATTGAATACACAAAATCCAATCAACTTGATGGAAATAGAATGGAAAAGGTACTTTCATTTACCTTACAAAATTTCAGGAATAAAATTCTGATTGAGGATGTGGCAAAGCTCACAAATCTGAGTGTTACTTCTTTTTGCCGCTACTTTAAAATGACAGCTAATAAATCGTACTTTGATTTCCTTACGGAGGTACGCCTTAGCCATGCCTGCCGTTTACTTATTAAAACGGACTACACGATAGCGCATGTTGCCCTGGACAGCGGATTTGAAAACACCTCTAATTTTTACAGGCATTTCAAAAATATTAAAGGAACTACGCCCAAACAATACAAGAATGTATTTTTTTCAGGGTAATTCACTATGGTGTTCCTGCTTAGTTAGTCAGCTTTTAACCTAATTCAAACTTGGAGGGTATAGGCCGAAAATTGTACTTTCCCCTTTCCCACTTGATTCTTTGACGTATCGTTGGGCGGGCGTCTGGTAATCTAACGACTGGCACTTTCGCTCGCAATTGTCGCAATGAAAGTACTTCTCTAACCCCTTCTACAAAGATAAGCCGTCTTAACCATATCCATAACCGGACTGTTTTATCGCTAGTACGTGAATGGCCAGGCATTGACGACTATAATTACCACCACACGGACGGCCCCGTACAGATAAGGTCCGGATTCTTCGCCCGCCAAAAAGCTGATCTGCCACAAAATCCATTCAGAACTCAATTGCTTTTCTGGATCGGTTGTTGGAGCAGATGTCTTTCCCTATTCAGCGTATTCAAAGGGATCGGGGTCGAGAGTTTTTTGCCTATTGCTTTCAAGAGCGACTTATGGCTTGTTATATCAAGTTCCGTCCAATCAAGCCACGCTCTCCCCACCTCAACGTTTGAGCGGGCAGTTTGGTACGAAGCGAAACCAGCGAGATAACTTTGCCGTGATGGCGAGCCAGTTTACGCAGGCGTTTCAGGGCCGATTCGGCTATTTCCCGGAGAGAAGCCTGCACATCGGCAAACAGACTAACGATAGGTTTCGTGGCATTCCAACTGCTAAATAATACTGTCGGCGCAAGCCCGATTCAGATGGGTTTCAACGTCGGAAGCGATGAAACCCATCTGGATAATGTGTTGGAATATTGTGCTAAAGCATTATATATTTGATGACTTTACTACGCAGCATTAATTTTCCTGATTGGTGTTCGTAGTTACCTCGCCAGAAACCACCTGCAACCAAATAAATGAAACTATGCCAGTAGTGTACTATGCCCTACAGATGAATCCTGTGATCTTACTTGTGGTTATTATTGGCTTGTTCGTTCTGTTTAGTACCGGTTTAACGCTGTTGTTCAAACGCTATGGTCGAATAAATATAAGACATAGTGATAATGGCGGCTTAGGTGACGTTTTTGTAGCAATAACTGCCATATATGGTCTATTGATGGGTTTCGTCGTGTTTTTGGTATGGGATTCATTCAATACCGCGCAGACCAACGCTGACCGTGAAGGTAGCTTAGCCCGAAGTTTGTACCGCGATATATATTACTATCCTGACTCTGCTAAGATTGCTCCGTTGATGTCTGCCTATATCGACTATGTTCATTATGTTATTGAATACGAATATTCACACATGGAAAAAATCCAACCTACCTCTTCGGAAGATAGGTATGCCTTCAGCAAGGTTTTTTCTACGATAGAACGAGATAAGAGTAATGATTATCGAATGGAGGAAATATTTAAGACCTTAAATGAACTCGCCACTTACCGTAGTTTACGACAATTAGAC from Spirosoma montaniterrae encodes:
- a CDS encoding AraC family transcriptional regulator; amino-acid sequence: MVPKLHIVPKQIDNAFSIRHDKVPQFGSIWHYHPEIELHYLIKGEGIRFVGDSIGNFQQDDMILMGSNVPHTWKCNSPSSSDYHVEALVLHFHPECLGKEFLNVYETQGISKLFEQAKTGLVIKGNSKEKIKRLMWRMLQETGLNKVVYLLRIYVILLESREYEILSNTIEYTKSNQLDGNRMEKVLSFTLQNFRNKILIEDVAKLTNLSVTSFCRYFKMTANKSYFDFLTEVRLSHACRLLIKTDYTIAHVALDSGFENTSNFYRHFKNIKGTTPKQYKNVFFSG
- a CDS encoding DUF4239 domain-containing protein, coding for MPVVYYALQMNPVILLVVIIGLFVLFSTGLTLLFKRYGRINIRHSDNGGLGDVFVAITAIYGLLMGFVVFLVWDSFNTAQTNADREGSLARSLYRDIYYYPDSAKIAPLMSAYIDYVHYVIEYEYSHMEKIQPTSSEDRYAFSKVFSTIERDKSNDYRMEEIFKTLNELATYRSLRQLDAVNNIPYPIWMTLMLGGILIIGFATVLEFKNLNLHLIINGLLGAFIGLLVYIIVLLDYPFTGSISIKPEAYQQILLMHKEAHQKSF